The Thermotoga sp. SG1 genome includes a window with the following:
- a CDS encoding ABC transporter substrate-binding protein, with product MKKFLVFLLVLVALSSLMAQVSLPREDTVYVGGAIWGPATTWNLYAPQSTWGTDQFMYLPAFQYDLGRDAWIPVIAEKYEFVDDKTLRIYIRPEARWSDGVSITAEDFVYALELTKELGIGPGGGWDTYIEYVKAVDTKVVEFKAKEENLNYFQFLAYSLGAQPMPKHVYERVRTQMNIKDWINDKPEEQVVSGPYKLYYYDPNIVVYQRVDNWWGKDIFGLPRPKYIAHVIYKDNPSASLAFERGDIDWNGLFIPSVWELWEKKGLPVGTWYSKEPYFIPDGVGFVYVNNTKPGLSDPAVRKAIAYAIPYNEMLKKAYFGYGSQAHPSMVIDLFEPYKQYIDYDLARKTFETEDGRIPFNLEMASKILDEAGYKKGPDGVRVGPDGTKLGPYTISVPYGWTDWMMMCEMIAKNLRSIGIDVKTEFPDYSVWADRMTKGTFDLIISWSVGPSFDHPFNIYRFVLDKRLSAPVGEVTWAGDWERYDNDEVLKLLDTAVSTLDPETRKQAYFKIQQIIYRDMPSVPAFYTAHWYEYSTKYWINWPNESNPVWFRPSPWHADTWPTLFVISKKSDPQPVPSWLGTVDEGGIEIPTAKIFEDLQKAAM from the coding sequence ATGAAGAAGTTCCTGGTATTTTTACTGGTCCTCGTTGCTCTATCCAGTTTGATGGCGCAAGTCTCTCTGCCACGCGAAGATACCGTTTACGTCGGTGGTGCTATCTGGGGGCCTGCCACAACCTGGAACCTTTATGCACCGCAGTCCACATGGGGTACTGATCAGTTCATGTACCTTCCGGCTTTCCAGTACGACCTCGGAAGAGACGCCTGGATACCCGTTATCGCAGAAAAGTACGAATTTGTGGACGACAAAACACTGAGAATCTACATCAGGCCTGAAGCAAGATGGAGTGACGGTGTATCGATCACAGCAGAAGATTTTGTCTATGCGCTGGAATTGACAAAAGAACTCGGCATAGGACCCGGTGGAGGATGGGACACTTACATTGAATACGTTAAAGCTGTTGACACCAAAGTAGTTGAGTTCAAGGCAAAAGAAGAAAATCTCAACTACTTCCAGTTTCTTGCTTACTCTCTTGGAGCCCAGCCGATGCCGAAGCATGTCTACGAAAGAGTCAGAACGCAGATGAACATAAAAGACTGGATCAACGACAAGCCCGAAGAGCAGGTTGTTTCCGGACCCTACAAACTCTACTATTATGATCCGAATATAGTCGTTTACCAGAGAGTTGACAATTGGTGGGGCAAAGATATCTTTGGACTTCCAAGACCGAAGTATATCGCTCACGTCATCTACAAAGACAATCCGAGTGCAAGTCTTGCGTTTGAAAGAGGAGACATCGACTGGAACGGTCTCTTCATTCCGAGCGTGTGGGAGCTCTGGGAAAAGAAAGGACTTCCAGTTGGAACATGGTACAGCAAGGAACCGTACTTCATTCCTGACGGTGTCGGATTTGTGTACGTGAACAACACCAAGCCGGGCCTCAGTGATCCTGCTGTGAGAAAAGCAATTGCTTACGCCATTCCGTACAACGAAATGCTCAAGAAAGCGTACTTCGGATATGGAAGCCAGGCTCATCCATCCATGGTGATCGATCTGTTTGAACCGTACAAACAATACATAGACTATGACCTCGCAAGGAAGACCTTCGAAACAGAGGATGGTAGAATACCGTTCAATCTCGAAATGGCAAGCAAGATCCTGGACGAAGCAGGATACAAGAAAGGACCAGACGGTGTGAGGGTAGGACCAGATGGAACAAAGCTTGGCCCCTACACGATCTCTGTTCCGTACGGATGGACAGACTGGATGATGATGTGCGAAATGATAGCAAAGAACCTGAGAAGCATCGGTATCGATGTGAAAACAGAGTTCCCGGACTACTCCGTCTGGGCAGACAGGATGACCAAAGGAACGTTCGATCTCATCATTTCCTGGAGCGTTGGACCGAGCTTTGATCATCCATTCAACATCTACAGATTCGTGCTCGACAAGAGGCTTTCTGCTCCCGTTGGAGAAGTTACCTGGGCTGGAGATTGGGAAAGGTACGATAATGATGAGGTTCTGAAACTTCTTGACACAGCAGTTTCTACCCTCGATCCTGAGACGAGAAAACAGGCTTACTTCAAGATCCAGCAGATCATCTACAGGGACATGCCGAGCGTGCCAGCATTCTACACGGCCCACTGGTACGAGTACTCGACTAAGTACTGGATCAACTGGCCGAACGAAAGCAATCCAGTCTGGTTCAGGCCATCTCCATGGCACGCAGACACCTGGCCGACTCTGTTTGTGATCTCCAAAAAGAGCGATCCACAACCTGTTCCATCCTGGCTTGGAACGGTCGATGAGGGAGGAATAGAAATACCCACTGCAAAGATCTTCGAAGACCTTCAAAAGGCAGCCATGTGA
- a CDS encoding ROK family transcriptional regulator, with the protein MHKKLNPRSMKQENKKMVLRYLIESGPHSRVEIAKKTGLAQSAIWRIVEELMNEDLIEEKGVATGRRRRATTYGPTRSFITSVIYNVEVLETLVAVGFLDGAWRIVERFPTPKDFEEFKQRVFTSYENILKSHTLNEKISKVVFSLPGIVNTEKKTLIHAPNIGWRDIDFQKEFEELDLEMLVENDSNLSLLAEEFFSQDVKSSSVSFFLYFGEGIGGAISVNGSIVRGKNFAAGEIGHVVLDISSNKEVEDFLSISKLVAEVEKKVNLQGEFLDEKFRHIKRLWFSGEERVRKIMEDYLRCVAVVLKNVIYFLNPGVIVLGGVVNDLWETFGSFIKKEIEKIADKEISDVLIRDTIFKEVAPSLVGGNVLVIEEFLKNVG; encoded by the coding sequence TTGCACAAAAAGCTCAATCCCAGATCCATGAAACAGGAAAACAAAAAAATGGTTTTGAGATACCTCATAGAGAGCGGTCCACATAGCAGGGTAGAGATCGCAAAAAAGACGGGGCTTGCACAGAGTGCGATATGGAGAATTGTCGAAGAGTTGATGAACGAAGACTTAATAGAGGAAAAAGGAGTGGCCACAGGACGACGTAGAAGAGCAACAACCTATGGTCCAACAAGATCATTCATCACATCTGTCATATACAACGTAGAGGTACTTGAAACCCTCGTTGCGGTTGGTTTCTTAGATGGTGCCTGGAGAATAGTTGAAAGATTTCCAACTCCAAAGGATTTCGAAGAATTCAAGCAGAGAGTGTTTACTTCCTATGAGAATATACTCAAAAGCCACACCTTAAACGAAAAAATTTCAAAGGTAGTTTTCTCTCTTCCAGGAATTGTGAATACCGAGAAAAAAACTTTGATCCACGCACCGAATATTGGCTGGCGGGATATTGATTTTCAAAAGGAGTTTGAAGAATTGGATCTTGAAATGCTGGTAGAGAACGATTCAAATCTTTCTCTTCTTGCCGAGGAGTTTTTTTCCCAGGATGTAAAAAGTTCCAGTGTTTCATTCTTTCTCTATTTTGGTGAAGGTATCGGCGGTGCGATTTCGGTGAATGGAAGTATCGTCAGGGGGAAGAACTTCGCTGCTGGTGAAATAGGGCACGTTGTTCTGGACATCTCCAGTAACAAAGAAGTGGAAGATTTTCTCTCCATATCGAAGCTTGTCGCTGAAGTGGAAAAGAAGGTGAATCTACAAGGTGAGTTCCTCGACGAGAAATTTCGTCATATCAAAAGATTGTGGTTTTCCGGAGAAGAGCGCGTGAGAAAGATCATGGAAGATTATCTTCGCTGTGTGGCAGTTGTTTTGAAAAACGTTATCTACTTTTTGAACCCGGGCGTGATCGTTCTTGGAGGGGTTGTAAACGATCTGTGGGAAACGTTTGGTTCTTTTATAAAGAAAGAGATTGAAAAGATAGCAGATAAAGAGATTTCCGACGTTCTCATAAGAGATACGATTTTCAAAGAAGTAGCACCATCTCTTGTTGGTGGAAATGTACTGGTGATAGAGGAATTTTTGAAAAATGTAGGTTAA
- a CDS encoding HD-GYP domain-containing protein: MIKVLFNLLKTIPPLGKHAFQVAFLAFQIAEKLNLNASTALLSGLLHDLGLILPYDGEKTILDDMDSTFIIVKDTPGKPLHLHSILGSFITDYVEKLKPLSPIVLKHHFPAFYLDPSKEEDILANVIFISDQVSRYVMINHDTEPKEILVPLEEMKSFFFPEVFEACRETLLKEFTQWQLEYILTESMVDFLQEYVTNCPECTAEDMTQFGKIVSFIIDAKSEFTSEHTWRVANIAREMGKAAGKDAESLFRAGLYHDIGKISVNYRILEKPTKLDEEEFQVMRKHVYFSYLILLPVNKKEWFLPAVRHHERIDGSGYPFKLKGEEMSLDDKILQVADVFSALMEKRPYRPAMDVEEAMGIIRDEVKEGKLDKEAFEILISTVKDLNFEDMEIGKKLRQEIRSFLDRVVERFGDYVL; encoded by the coding sequence ATGATAAAGGTCCTCTTCAATTTACTCAAGACCATACCACCCCTGGGAAAACATGCTTTTCAGGTTGCCTTTCTTGCCTTTCAAATCGCCGAAAAACTGAATCTGAACGCCTCAACTGCTCTCCTCTCTGGCTTGCTTCACGATCTTGGTCTGATCCTCCCATACGATGGTGAAAAGACCATTTTGGACGATATGGACAGCACTTTCATCATTGTGAAGGACACCCCCGGAAAACCTCTGCATCTTCACTCCATACTGGGCAGTTTCATAACGGACTATGTGGAAAAACTCAAGCCTCTGTCTCCTATCGTTTTGAAGCACCACTTTCCTGCGTTTTATCTGGATCCATCTAAGGAGGAGGATATACTTGCAAATGTAATTTTTATATCAGATCAGGTCTCAAGATACGTGATGATCAACCACGATACCGAACCAAAAGAGATACTGGTTCCTCTTGAAGAAATGAAGAGTTTTTTCTTCCCGGAAGTTTTTGAAGCCTGCCGCGAAACCCTTCTGAAAGAATTCACCCAGTGGCAACTTGAGTACATCCTCACCGAATCCATGGTTGATTTCCTTCAAGAATACGTGACGAACTGTCCGGAATGCACTGCGGAAGATATGACTCAGTTTGGAAAGATCGTTTCTTTCATAATAGATGCCAAGAGCGAGTTCACCAGCGAGCACACGTGGAGGGTTGCAAACATCGCAAGGGAAATGGGAAAAGCAGCCGGAAAAGATGCCGAAAGCCTCTTCAGAGCGGGGCTGTACCATGACATAGGAAAAATCAGTGTGAACTACAGGATTCTGGAAAAACCAACGAAACTGGATGAGGAAGAGTTTCAGGTGATGAGAAAACACGTGTACTTTTCCTATCTCATACTTCTTCCTGTGAACAAGAAAGAATGGTTTCTGCCCGCTGTAAGACACCACGAAAGGATCGATGGTTCTGGATATCCCTTCAAATTGAAAGGAGAAGAGATGAGTCTTGATGACAAAATCTTACAGGTGGCAGACGTGTTCAGTGCTCTCATGGAAAAACGGCCCTATCGTCCCGCAATGGATGTAGAAGAAGCCATGGGCATCATCCGAGACGAAGTGAAAGAGGGAAAACTGGACAAAGAAGCCTTTGAAATCCTTATATCAACAGTGAAAGATCTGAATTTTGAAGACATGGAAATTGGAAAAAAGCTGAGGCAAGAGATAAGGTCTTTTCTGGACAGAGTCGTTGAAAGGTTTGGAGACTACGTTCTCTAG
- the folE2 gene encoding GTP cyclohydrolase FolE2, which translates to MKDVQNEKDPRMVPLKKVGIKDLSWPLKVLLKNDGYQPTVAKITCSVDLHREKRGIHMSRFIEVLNKLETITPDVFEEILDDLIEIMEAKRAHLEIHFPYFVWKESPVSKKRSPLSIECFVEAEKDEDFSFKIGVRVPVHTLCPCSKEISDYGAHNQRAFVGIHVKTRKFIWFEDLVEIAERNASSPLYTLLKRIDEKFVTEKAYENPRFVEDVARDVALDLEKDTRIAWYRVYVESMESIHNHNAFACVEKGDFVLEG; encoded by the coding sequence TTGAAAGACGTTCAGAACGAAAAGGATCCGAGAATGGTACCTTTGAAGAAAGTGGGGATAAAGGATCTGAGCTGGCCCCTCAAGGTGCTTCTCAAAAACGATGGATACCAACCAACGGTTGCGAAGATAACTTGTTCCGTGGATCTTCACCGAGAAAAAAGGGGAATACACATGAGTAGGTTCATAGAAGTTTTGAACAAACTGGAGACTATCACCCCTGACGTCTTTGAAGAGATTTTAGACGATCTCATAGAGATCATGGAAGCGAAAAGAGCACACTTGGAGATTCATTTCCCTTATTTCGTTTGGAAAGAATCGCCCGTCTCTAAAAAGAGATCCCCTCTGAGCATAGAGTGTTTTGTCGAAGCGGAAAAAGATGAGGATTTTTCCTTCAAAATAGGAGTAAGAGTTCCTGTACATACACTGTGTCCATGTTCGAAAGAGATCAGCGACTACGGTGCTCACAATCAAAGAGCGTTCGTTGGAATACATGTGAAGACGAGAAAGTTCATATGGTTCGAAGATCTCGTCGAAATAGCAGAAAGGAATGCAAGTTCCCCTTTGTACACCCTTCTTAAAAGAATTGATGAGAAGTTCGTCACAGAAAAAGCCTACGAGAATCCAAGGTTCGTAGAAGATGTAGCAAGAGACGTTGCCCTCGATTTGGAGAAAGACACCAGAATTGCCTGGTACAGAGTTTACGTAGAAAGCATGGAGAGCATACACAATCACAACGCATTTGCCTGTGTGGAGAAAGGAGATTTCGTTCTGGAGGGTTGA
- a CDS encoding ABC transporter substrate-binding protein: MKRFVGLLLMVVLLSAVVTASQLEIFSWWTAGGEAEALEALIKVFNKYYPDVEVINATVAGGAGTNAKAVLKTRMLGGNPPDSFQVHAGMELIDTYVIPGYMTPITDLLEEWGVIDKFPKGILEMCSYNGEIYSIPVNVHRGNVVFYNKKIAEEVYIFLGKYFIRGLLAGSVKG, translated from the coding sequence ATGAAGCGCTTTGTGGGTTTACTTTTGATGGTAGTTCTTCTTTCAGCAGTTGTAACAGCATCACAACTTGAAATTTTCAGTTGGTGGACAGCCGGGGGAGAAGCTGAAGCATTGGAAGCGCTCATAAAAGTTTTCAACAAGTACTACCCAGATGTTGAGGTTATAAACGCAACCGTTGCGGGTGGGGCCGGGACAAATGCCAAGGCAGTGTTGAAGACCAGAATGCTTGGTGGCAATCCTCCTGACTCTTTCCAAGTTCATGCGGGAATGGAACTCATCGATACATACGTTATACCAGGATACATGACTCCCATAACTGACCTTCTCGAAGAATGGGGTGTCATAGACAAATTCCCCAAAGGTATCCTTGAGATGTGCAGTTACAATGGTGAAATATACTCCATTCCAGTTAACGTTCACAGAGGAAATGTTGTGTTTTACAACAAGAAAATCGCGGAAGAGGTCTATATTTTCCTTGGCAAATATTTCATAAGAGGACTACTTGCCGGTTCAGTCAAGGGATGA
- a CDS encoding prolyl oligopeptidase family serine peptidase, whose translation MKITLITKVFPEGEKVYAVVIEYPVEIDGWKLSVDQFSVKVKTGDTYSSRTITKVYANNTGDISFSIFSNRGKFVILELSPEDPNAGTLVPTETFLNTRVKLNHIVSQLVPIVDVNGNEVEPFTAEQTGEKHLIIDDFLSFTFKDPETAIEIPYRLFVPEAKSDKKYPLVVFLHGAGERGTDNYLQLAGNRGAIVWAQPRYQVIHPSFVLAPQCPPNSSWSTLFTDRANPFNPEKPLLAVIKIIKKLLEEYNIDENRIYIAGLSMGGYGTWSAIMNFPDLLAAAIPICGGGDIGKVEKIKDIPVWVFHAEDDPIVPVENSRTLVKKLSEIGGNVRYTEYEKGFMESHGWDPHWSWAPTYENQQVIEWLFEQSR comes from the coding sequence ATGAAGATTACTCTTATCACAAAGGTCTTCCCCGAAGGTGAGAAAGTCTATGCCGTTGTAATCGAATATCCTGTCGAGATCGATGGGTGGAAGCTCTCAGTGGATCAGTTCTCGGTGAAGGTAAAAACGGGTGATACGTACTCTTCAAGAACGATCACAAAGGTGTACGCAAACAACACCGGTGATATTTCATTCAGCATCTTCAGCAATCGAGGAAAGTTTGTGATCCTGGAACTCTCACCCGAGGATCCAAATGCAGGTACTCTGGTGCCCACAGAAACATTTCTCAACACTCGTGTGAAACTGAACCACATCGTTTCACAACTTGTTCCTATTGTGGATGTGAACGGAAACGAAGTGGAACCATTTACGGCAGAGCAGACAGGAGAAAAACACCTTATCATCGACGACTTTCTTTCTTTCACCTTCAAAGATCCAGAAACAGCAATTGAAATACCCTACAGACTCTTTGTTCCAGAGGCAAAATCAGACAAGAAATACCCCCTAGTGGTCTTCCTGCACGGAGCAGGTGAGAGAGGAACTGACAACTACTTGCAACTTGCTGGAAATCGTGGTGCCATTGTCTGGGCACAACCGAGGTACCAGGTGATACATCCAAGCTTTGTTCTTGCTCCACAGTGTCCACCAAACAGCAGCTGGTCCACCTTGTTCACCGATAGGGCAAATCCGTTCAACCCGGAAAAGCCCCTTCTTGCTGTCATAAAAATCATCAAAAAACTTCTTGAGGAATACAACATAGATGAAAATCGAATTTACATCGCGGGTCTTTCCATGGGAGGATACGGTACCTGGAGTGCCATCATGAACTTCCCTGACCTTCTCGCAGCCGCAATACCAATATGTGGCGGGGGAGATATCGGCAAGGTTGAGAAGATAAAAGACATTCCCGTCTGGGTGTTTCATGCGGAAGATGACCCTATTGTACCGGTAGAAAATTCACGCACACTGGTAAAAAAGCTTTCAGAGATAGGTGGAAACGTTAGATACACCGAATACGAAAAAGGATTCATGGAATCTCACGGCTGGGATCCCCACTGGTCATGGGCACCAACTTATGAAAATCAACAGGTCATAGAGTGGTTGTTTGAGCAAAGTAGATAG
- a CDS encoding ABC transporter permease: protein MGSKSMFKYLLRRFIFLLITYIVATTIVFILPRAIPGNPLSQILSNLSRVAQANPEAIRAAEKTLMEEFGLGKPWYVQYFEFITKALRGDLGTSITFYPRKVIDLIIPVIPWTLVLLLPATIVAWILGNSLGALAAYRRNTWIDKGVLTASLIVSQIPYYWLGMIFIFFFGVRLGWLPVQGAYSQGTIPNLSWAFFIDVLKHYIMPFASIVVSAMGGWAIGMRLMVIYELGSDYAMFSEYIGMKDKRIFRYVFRNSLLPQITGLALSLGGVLGGALITEIVFNYPGTGYLLFRALTTLDYPLIQGIFVILIASIYLANFVVDFVYALIDPRIRLGQEA from the coding sequence ATGGGATCCAAGTCTATGTTCAAGTACCTTCTAAGGCGTTTCATATTCCTCCTGATCACTTACATAGTCGCAACAACAATCGTTTTCATACTTCCAAGAGCCATACCTGGGAACCCTCTCTCTCAGATTCTTTCCAACTTATCAAGAGTGGCTCAGGCAAATCCAGAAGCCATAAGGGCAGCTGAAAAAACACTAATGGAAGAGTTTGGGCTCGGAAAGCCCTGGTATGTTCAATACTTTGAATTCATAACCAAGGCACTTCGAGGAGATCTTGGAACATCTATTACTTTCTATCCGAGGAAAGTGATCGACCTTATCATACCGGTTATTCCATGGACGCTTGTTCTTCTCCTCCCAGCAACAATTGTTGCGTGGATTTTGGGGAACAGTCTCGGTGCTTTGGCGGCTTACAGAAGAAATACCTGGATAGATAAAGGGGTACTCACAGCATCCCTCATTGTTTCCCAGATTCCATACTACTGGCTTGGAATGATATTCATATTCTTCTTTGGTGTGAGACTTGGATGGCTTCCTGTTCAGGGAGCATATTCTCAAGGAACAATACCAAATCTCAGTTGGGCGTTTTTCATAGATGTTTTGAAACATTACATCATGCCATTTGCGTCCATCGTTGTTTCTGCAATGGGTGGCTGGGCGATAGGTATGAGACTCATGGTTATCTATGAACTTGGAAGCGATTATGCGATGTTTTCTGAGTATATCGGGATGAAAGATAAAAGAATTTTCAGATACGTGTTCAGGAACTCACTTCTTCCGCAGATCACGGGACTTGCTTTGAGCTTAGGAGGAGTTTTGGGAGGAGCGTTGATCACTGAAATCGTGTTCAATTACCCCGGAACGGGGTATCTATTGTTTAGAGCGTTAACAACACTCGATTATCCATTGATACAGGGGATTTTTGTAATACTGATAGCGTCCATTTACCTTGCTAACTTTGTAGTCGATTTTGTCTATGCTTTGATAGATCCAAGAATAAGACTGGGACAGGAGGCATGA
- the folP gene encoding dihydropteroate synthase, with protein MVYTTPWERELVFDRTLIMGIINVTPDSFYAGSRKQSVLEAVEAAKKMVEEGVDIIDVGGMSTRPGSEPVDEEEEMKRVIPVVKAIRSITDVPISVDTYRWRVAMKALEAGADIINDISGYQFEPDIVRVASENKAPYILMHIKGTPKTMQENPFYEDVVKEIKEYFQKKIDHLKEKGVDQIVLDPGIGFGKRYEDNLEILHRIDEFKEFGLPLLIGASRKSFIGITLGNVPPEERLEGTLAVTAYCTMKGVDILRVHDVLPNKRVVKMLEAILWRKW; from the coding sequence GTGGTGTACACGACTCCTTGGGAGAGAGAACTTGTATTCGACAGAACTCTGATCATGGGTATAATAAACGTTACACCAGATTCCTTCTACGCAGGTTCAAGGAAACAGAGTGTGTTGGAAGCCGTTGAGGCGGCAAAGAAGATGGTGGAAGAAGGAGTCGACATAATAGACGTTGGAGGAATGTCCACTCGCCCCGGCTCAGAACCTGTTGACGAGGAAGAAGAAATGAAAAGGGTTATTCCGGTGGTAAAAGCGATCAGATCTATAACCGATGTACCAATCTCGGTAGATACTTACAGATGGAGGGTAGCGATGAAAGCACTCGAAGCTGGAGCAGATATCATCAACGACATCAGTGGATACCAGTTCGAGCCTGATATAGTGAGAGTGGCAAGTGAAAACAAAGCTCCATACATTCTCATGCACATAAAAGGAACCCCAAAAACAATGCAGGAGAATCCCTTCTACGAAGACGTTGTGAAAGAGATAAAGGAGTATTTCCAGAAAAAAATAGACCACCTCAAAGAGAAGGGTGTAGACCAGATCGTACTGGACCCAGGTATTGGATTCGGCAAAAGATACGAGGACAACCTTGAAATTCTACACAGGATAGACGAATTCAAAGAATTTGGCCTTCCTTTGCTCATCGGTGCTTCAAGAAAATCTTTTATAGGCATCACACTGGGAAACGTTCCACCGGAAGAAAGATTAGAAGGTACTCTCGCCGTTACCGCTTACTGCACAATGAAAGGTGTTGACATCCTCAGGGTACACGATGTACTACCGAACAAAAGAGTCGTAAAAATGCTGGAGGCGATACTCTGGCGAAAGTGGTGA
- a CDS encoding NTPase: MKILITGRPGVGKTTLIKKISRLLQNAGGFYTEEMREKGKRIGFKIVTLDGREGILAKVGFPSQHRVGKYGVNLKDLEELGVDSVERALEEKSVVIIDEIGKMELLSERFKRVVEKAFNSEKDLVATIKKSSDPFVEKIKSKEDVIIFELNEKNRDLLPKRILDMLKFNRGVGE; this comes from the coding sequence ATGAAGATCCTGATCACCGGAAGGCCAGGTGTTGGAAAGACCACACTCATCAAAAAGATCTCACGCCTCCTGCAGAACGCAGGAGGCTTCTACACTGAAGAGATGAGAGAGAAGGGAAAAAGGATTGGCTTCAAAATAGTCACCCTCGATGGAAGAGAGGGAATCCTTGCAAAGGTGGGATTTCCCTCTCAGCACCGGGTAGGAAAGTACGGAGTGAACCTGAAAGATCTGGAAGAACTGGGAGTCGATTCGGTGGAAAGGGCGCTTGAAGAAAAGAGTGTTGTAATCATAGACGAGATAGGTAAAATGGAACTTCTCTCCGAAAGATTCAAAAGGGTTGTTGAGAAGGCTTTCAACAGCGAAAAAGATCTCGTTGCAACGATTAAAAAATCAAGCGATCCGTTTGTGGAAAAGATCAAAAGCAAAGAAGATGTTATCATCTTTGAGTTGAACGAAAAAAACAGAGACCTTCTCCCCAAGAGAATACTGGACATGTTAAAATTTAATCGAGGTGTCGGAGAATGA
- a CDS encoding DUF362 domain-containing protein produces the protein MPAKVYFTDMTTNPNMNMLQKLELLLKKVELEKIIEKGKFVAVKLHFGEYGNLAFIRPQYVKVIVDQIKKHGGKPFLTDANTLYTGHRSNAVDHLINAYLNGFTYEVTGAPVIIADGLRGTDEVKVRIDGKYVKEAKIGAAIALADVIVAVTHFKGHEATGFGGTIKNVGMGSASRAGKMEQHSDSKPYVVEEKCVACGTCARFCPVGAITVTNVARIDYDKCIGCGQCIAMCSYGAMSPRWDSSTDSLSKKMAEYAKAVLKDKKAIFISFIMNISPDCDCWNMNKPPVAPDIGIAVSTDPVALDQACMDLVLQKTGKDPFLEVHPNVTWKTQLEYAEEIGLGTREYELVKVACNLK, from the coding sequence ATGCCGGCAAAGGTGTACTTCACCGACATGACGACAAACCCGAACATGAACATGCTTCAAAAGTTAGAACTTCTTTTGAAGAAAGTGGAACTGGAGAAAATTATTGAAAAAGGAAAGTTTGTGGCTGTGAAGTTGCACTTCGGTGAGTATGGAAACCTTGCCTTCATCAGACCTCAGTACGTGAAAGTGATCGTCGATCAGATTAAAAAACACGGGGGCAAACCCTTCCTCACCGATGCGAACACACTCTATACCGGCCACAGATCGAACGCCGTTGATCACCTGATAAACGCTTATTTGAACGGTTTCACATACGAAGTAACGGGAGCTCCTGTTATCATCGCGGACGGTTTGAGAGGAACCGATGAGGTGAAGGTTCGAATCGATGGGAAATATGTGAAAGAAGCAAAAATAGGAGCTGCGATCGCTCTGGCTGATGTGATAGTCGCGGTGACACACTTCAAAGGACATGAGGCAACCGGGTTTGGAGGCACGATAAAGAACGTCGGAATGGGAAGCGCTTCAAGGGCAGGAAAGATGGAACAGCACTCCGATTCGAAACCGTACGTTGTGGAAGAAAAGTGCGTTGCCTGTGGAACGTGTGCGAGATTCTGTCCGGTTGGTGCCATCACCGTTACAAACGTTGCAAGGATAGACTACGATAAGTGTATCGGGTGTGGTCAGTGTATAGCCATGTGTTCTTACGGTGCCATGTCGCCGAGGTGGGACAGTTCAACGGACTCTCTCAGCAAAAAGATGGCCGAATATGCAAAGGCTGTTTTGAAAGACAAGAAGGCAATCTTCATTTCCTTCATCATGAACATCTCTCCGGACTGTGACTGCTGGAACATGAACAAGCCTCCTGTAGCACCAGACATCGGTATCGCGGTGAGCACGGACCCTGTTGCCCTGGACCAAGCATGTATGGATCTTGTGCTCCAAAAGACAGGGAAAGATCCTTTCCTCGAGGTCCATCCGAACGTCACCTGGAAAACCCAGCTCGAATACGCAGAAGAAATAGGTCTTGGAACAAGAGAGTACGAATTGGTTAAAGTGGCTTGTAATTTGAAATAA
- the queD gene encoding 6-carboxytetrahydropterin synthase QueD encodes MILVKKFSFEAAHNLTRYHGKCERLHGHTYKLIVKVEGPLNEEDMVIDFAELKRIVEESVLSKMDHAYLNEMFEQPTTERVAIWIWQELSKAFEKTSIRLHEIELWETETSGVVYRGEEV; translated from the coding sequence ATGATTCTAGTGAAAAAATTCTCTTTTGAAGCGGCTCACAACCTGACCAGATATCATGGAAAGTGTGAAAGACTCCACGGTCACACCTACAAACTCATTGTAAAAGTTGAAGGTCCACTGAACGAAGAAGACATGGTTATCGATTTTGCAGAACTGAAAAGAATTGTCGAAGAAAGTGTGTTGTCAAAAATGGATCATGCCTATCTCAACGAGATGTTCGAACAACCCACCACTGAAAGAGTGGCGATATGGATTTGGCAGGAACTTTCAAAGGCTTTTGAAAAAACTAGTATCAGATTACACGAAATAGAACTTTGGGAAACGGAGACAAGCGGTGTTGTGTACAGGGGTGAAGAAGTTTGA